A single window of Crassostrea angulata isolate pt1a10 chromosome 8, ASM2561291v2, whole genome shotgun sequence DNA harbors:
- the LOC128157688 gene encoding uncharacterized protein LOC128157688: MEGLVFILAVLSLWVGSSSAVGWPSGTYSMITPKSGCPSGWKWGWRYQDNEDTGNVNSMTSYHHFNGFFFDDTIHYYCSKTSYSGSGSWPRGNYCIMRYGSYCPSGFSSGSIYWDDEDNDNMNGKGGYVPSGTYGSNTRINYCCRSDGSAYSYISLPTTDPFYLMRYTSSICQRVSGMSVREEIITTDDEDTANNNSVSGSHPKVTGTRNHSLYYCYYS, translated from the exons ATGGAGGGACTAGTCTTTATCCTAGCCGTGCTCAGTCTCTGGGTTGGATCCTCTTCTGCAGTCG GATGGCCTTCTGGAACGTACTCAATGATAACCCCTAAATCTGGGTGCCCTTCCGGATGGAAATGGGGCTGGCGGTACCAGGATAATGAGGACACTGGAAATGTTAACTCCATGACCAGTTATCACCACTTCAATG GATTCTTTTTCGATGACACAATTCATTATTACTGCTCCAAAACCTCGTACTCTGGATCTGGATCATGGCCTCGAGGAAACTACTGCATCATGAGATATGGCTCTTACTGTCCTTCAG GTTTCAGTTCGGGCAGTATTTACTGGGATGACGAAGATAACGACAATATGAATGGGAAGGGGGGATATGTACCCTCCGGGACTTACGGCTCTAATACACGAATCAACTACTGTTGCAG GAGTGACGGAAGCGCCTACTCTTACATTTCACTCCCTACCACGGATCCGTTCTATCTGATGCGTTACACATCCTCAATATGCCAGAGGGTCAGTGGTATGTCTGTTAGAGAGGAGATCATAACAACGGACGATGAGGACACAGCTAACAATAACTCAGTGTCTGGAAGTCATCCCAAGGTTACCGGAACCAGAAACCATAGTCTCTACTACTGCTACTACAGTTAG